The Cystobacter ferrugineus genome includes the window GGCTCGTGCCCTGGCCCAGGAGATGCTCCCATGGCGCCAAATCGCACGGAGTCATTCGCGCTCTTTCGCTTCGAGGATGCGGCCGTAGAGGTTGCTCAGCTCATCGGTCACCCGGCTGAACGTGCGCCAGTCGATGGTCTCCGTCTCCCGGTTCAGCACGTCTCGGACCTCCACCTTCCCGCTCACTGGAGCGAAGTGGAATGCCGCCACCTTGTCCGCGGGTAGGAAGGCCTCGCGGCTCTTGAGTTGGAAGTGCGGAGTCAGCTCGTCCTGGCGCTCGGGCGCGACCCGCGCCGCTGCCATCAGGTTGTTCAGGTGGTCCACGATGTACGGGCTGTGGGTCGTCATCACCACGCGGATGCCCCGGTTGACGAGCATTGCCACCAGCTCCGTCAACGCGAGCTGCGCCTCCGGGTGCGCGTTCATCTCCAGCTCGTCGATGACGACGAAGTCTCCCGGCTTCGCTGTTTCCAGATAGAGGTTCAAGCCCGCCAACGCCCGCACCAGCGACGATGCGGCATGGATGGGAAGCTCGACCTGGTCGGACGGGCTGAAGGTGAAACCTGTTCCCTCCTCATCCTCCGTGAAGCCGATGGTCCCCTTGACCACCTGACTTTCCAGGAGCTTTCCAAGGTCCTGGAGTGGAAATTCGCCCACTGCTTCGAATCCGTAAGCAGCGGCCCGTCCTCGCGACCCGAGGAACTCCGCGTAATCGGCGACCGGAATGGTCACCACCTTGCCAAATTCATCTCTCAGGAGGTCATGGGCCGATGCCAACGTCTTTCTTTCCGCGGGAAGGACGAATACGTTTCCGGGAGCTTGAGAGAGCCAGAGTTCGAAAGCAGATGACAATGTCGTCTCCCACCAGGCGGCATCGCGAAGCTTGTCTCTCGAATCTAGAAAACTCACATGCTCGACATCGGGAGAGGTGCGCACCCTCAGCACTGCACTCACTGCACTCCTGCTCGATGCTTCAACAATTATCCTCACTGGATCGGTCTTGGTGCGGTACTCGGAGCTGGCGAACTCCAGCCTGAGTTCGACGTCAGGTAAGCTCTTGGGAAGCCTCAACAGCTGACGCACGAAGGGGACCTTGCCCACGAGTACTCGCGTGGCAGAACTTTCCGAGAAGTACTTCGAAAAATCGCGCTCCAGCGACAGGTTTCGGCTGCCCTCCCCAGCTAGACTCGAGGCAATGGCCGCATTGTCGGCCCGAATCCGCTCCAAGGTGGAATGATGTGCGTCATCGAGTGCATGCTCCACCGGAAGCGATGGAGGGTTGTCCCTCATCAGGCTCCGCATCAGGCCGTAGAGCGAGTAGGCCACCCAGGTCTTGTTGGTCCCGTTTTCCCCGATGAATACCGTCAGTGGGCGGATGTCGAGTTCCGCGTGTTCGATGAGCCCCAATTTTCGAACCAGCAGCTTCACGGCAGCTCCTTTTTCATCTCGTCACTTGTCGCACCAGTACCGGCGTTTCCGTGGACTATAGGGCCCGCTCCGCACTTCCCAAGCTTCTTCCAGCGTCGGCTCCGCACCCGCTTGGGGGTCAGGGTCGTGCGGTTCGCCTGACTCCCTCCAGGCGCAGGGGCAGACGGACGGGGCCATGCACGTGGATGGCCCGGCGTGGCTCCCAGGGGGTATCGCTCGCGAGCTCGAAGTGTTTCACCCGCTCGAGGAACACGCCCAGGGCGATCCGCGCCTCCAACCGTGACAGCGGGGCCCCGATGCAGAAGTGGATGCCATGGCCGAACGCGAGGTGCGGGTTGGGATCTCGCGTGATGTCGAAGCGGTGCGCGTCGGGGAACCTGCGCGGATCCCGGTTCGCCGAGCCAATCATGGGCATCACCAGCTTGCCGGCGGGAATCACCTGGCCGTGGAGCGGGACGTCCCGCGTCGTCACACGGAACATCGTCTGGACGGGCGAGCGGTAGCGCAGCACCTCCTCGATCGCCAGGGGCAACAGGCCCGGGTCCGCCCGGAGCCGGGCGAGCTGCTCCGGATGCTCCAGCAGGCAGAGCAGGGTGTTGCTGATCAGGTTCGTCGTCGTCTCGTGCCCGGCGGAGAGCAGCAACTGGAAGAAGCCGAGGAGATCCTCCTCCGTCAGCCGCTCTCCATCCACCTCGGCCGCGATGAGCTGGGTGAGCAGATCCTCCCTCGGCTCCGCCCGCCGCTGGGAAATCAGGCCCGTGAGATACGCTTGCATCTCGTCCGTCACCGCGCGGAACTCCCGCCCCGCCCGCTCGGCCTCCGCTCCTCCCGCGAGGAAGTAGCTCAAGGCCATGATCACATCACTCCAGCGCTTGAACCGTGGCAGATCCTCCCGGGGCGCGCCGAACATCTGGGTGATCACCCACAGCGGCAGGGGAACCGCCAGCTCCTCGACCAGGTCCATGCTCCCCCGCTCGAGCGGTCCGTCCAGGAACTGGTGGGACCACTCCCGGATGCGGGGCTCGAGGTTGGCCACGGCGCGTGGGGTGAAGGCTCGCATGATGAGGGCGCGCAGCTTCGTGTGGCGCGGTGCATCGGTGAAGACGAGCCACCGGGAGGTCTTGTTGTCCGGCGGTGACACGACCGAGCTGAAGAGCTCGTGCTCGTGGAGCGCGCGCTTGACGCCCTCGTGGTCGAAAATCATCCATACATCCGCGCGCGGCTCGTGAAGCACGGGAGAGACGTCGCGCGCCTGGTCATACGCGGGATAGGGATCGCGGCGCATTTCATCGGACAGAAGGTTCATCGTGGCTCGCTCCTCCAGGGCTCGGCACCGGGGGAGGACGCTAGGCTTCGAGCCCCATGGAGCGCTTGAACGAATCGCGGATCGGAGCCCTCATCACGGATGCCTACTCGGTGCGTGCCTCCACCGGCGTGGCGTCGACGCTCCACGCGCAGCACGGCGCGGCGATCCTCATCGGCCTGGACGCCGACGTGACGGTGTTGGAGCCGGGGCGCGGGAGGGTGAGCGGACGCGTGGTGGTGGTGCCTCCCCATGTGCGGCACGCCACCTCGAGCCCCGGACCCACGCTCGCGCTCCTCTATGATCCGCAGGCGGCGCCGCACATCGCCGACTATTCACGCCTGCGCGGAGGGGCCTTTCCGCTCGAGTCCCACCTCGCGCGGCGGCTCGAGGCCGCCTCGGTGGCGCATGGCGCGTGCCTGACGCGCGCGGAGGTACTCGATGGCCTCGCCCGCGAGTCGGCGACGTGGCTCGCCCGGGAGCTGCCCCGCCGCCGGCCCGATGCCCGCGTGGCCCGGGTGCTCGAGGCCCTGAAGGATCCAGCCGCCGACCCGCGCCTCGTCCTCGCGCGCACGGGCCTGTCCCGCGCGCACCTCCGGGCGCTGTTCGTGCGCGAGGTGGGCATGCCCCTGCGGACCTACCAGCTCTGGCGCCGGCTGCTCGTCGCGCTGAGAGCCTTCGCGCACCTGGACGCCACGAGCGCCGCCCACTTCGCCGGCTTCGCCGACCTCGCCCACTTCTCGCGCACCTGCCGCCGCATGCTGGGCTACTCGCCGACCACGCTGCGCGGACAGCTCCTCCGGGAGGAGGGGGCCCCGCTCAACTCGCGCGGCGCTCCTCGCCCCGGCGGCGCACGGCCCGCCAGGTGAGCCACAGCCCGAAGAGCATCACGAGGCTGGCCGTCGCGGTGAACAGGACGCCGATGCGGCTGGCGCGGGGCCGGTCGTCGTGCCACATGCTGAAGCCGGGTGCCCCGGGCGTGCTCAGGAAGCGCTCCACGGAGACGGTGGCGCTCCGGGCCTGCTTCTCCTGCTCCATCCAGTGGGCGGCGATGGGGAAGTCACCCC containing:
- a CDS encoding AAA family ATPase; its protein translation is MKLLVRKLGLIEHAELDIRPLTVFIGENGTNKTWVAYSLYGLMRSLMRDNPPSLPVEHALDDAHHSTLERIRADNAAIASSLAGEGSRNLSLERDFSKYFSESSATRVLVGKVPFVRQLLRLPKSLPDVELRLEFASSEYRTKTDPVRIIVEASSRSAVSAVLRVRTSPDVEHVSFLDSRDKLRDAAWWETTLSSAFELWLSQAPGNVFVLPAERKTLASAHDLLRDEFGKVVTIPVADYAEFLGSRGRAAAYGFEAVGEFPLQDLGKLLESQVVKGTIGFTEDEEGTGFTFSPSDQVELPIHAASSLVRALAGLNLYLETAKPGDFVVIDELEMNAHPEAQLALTELVAMLVNRGIRVVMTTHSPYIVDHLNNLMAAARVAPERQDELTPHFQLKSREAFLPADKVAAFHFAPVSGKVEVRDVLNRETETIDWRTFSRVTDELSNLYGRILEAKERE
- a CDS encoding cytochrome P450 — encoded protein: MNLLSDEMRRDPYPAYDQARDVSPVLHEPRADVWMIFDHEGVKRALHEHELFSSVVSPPDNKTSRWLVFTDAPRHTKLRALIMRAFTPRAVANLEPRIREWSHQFLDGPLERGSMDLVEELAVPLPLWVITQMFGAPREDLPRFKRWSDVIMALSYFLAGGAEAERAGREFRAVTDEMQAYLTGLISQRRAEPREDLLTQLIAAEVDGERLTEEDLLGFFQLLLSAGHETTTNLISNTLLCLLEHPEQLARLRADPGLLPLAIEEVLRYRSPVQTMFRVTTRDVPLHGQVIPAGKLVMPMIGSANRDPRRFPDAHRFDITRDPNPHLAFGHGIHFCIGAPLSRLEARIALGVFLERVKHFELASDTPWEPRRAIHVHGPVRLPLRLEGVRRTARP
- a CDS encoding AraC family transcriptional regulator encodes the protein MERLNESRIGALITDAYSVRASTGVASTLHAQHGAAILIGLDADVTVLEPGRGRVSGRVVVVPPHVRHATSSPGPTLALLYDPQAAPHIADYSRLRGGAFPLESHLARRLEAASVAHGACLTRAEVLDGLARESATWLARELPRRRPDARVARVLEALKDPAADPRLVLARTGLSRAHLRALFVREVGMPLRTYQLWRRLLVALRAFAHLDATSAAHFAGFADLAHFSRTCRRMLGYSPTTLRGQLLREEGAPLNSRGAPRPGGARPAR